One Odontesthes bonariensis isolate fOdoBon6 chromosome 17, fOdoBon6.hap1, whole genome shotgun sequence genomic window carries:
- the LOC142366224 gene encoding cytosolic 5'-nucleotidase 1A-like encodes MMNDALRENDPQSEELFRVLLTSDDLPDSLKTIISENELDDLIIPLPVSGKDLIGELQKNSTLLYLSAEKSKAEEALNNGIAAAAVFIPEKMEEVSETQLRVAFDGDAVLFSNKSELVFKNGLEVFLKHEKDNIDIPMEEGPLKGFLEVLQRLQRKLQDKRMCPIRTYLVTSRGTEP; translated from the exons ATGATGAATGATGCACTGAGAGAGAATGATCCTCAGAGCGAAGAGCTCTTTAGAGTCCTACTCACCAGTGACGATTTACCAGACTCCCTCAAGACAATCATCAGCGAAAATG AGCTGGATGACCTGATTATTCCACTGCCTGTGAGTGGGAAGGATCTTATTGGTGAACTACAGAAAAACAGCACCCTGCTTTACCTGTCAGCTGAAAAGTCAAAGGCTGAAGAAGCCTTGAACAATG GTATAGCAGCAGCTGCTGTATTCATTCCAGAAAAGATGGAGGAAGTGTCAGAGACTCAGCTGCGTGTTGCTTTTGATGGCGATGCCGTCCTCTTCTCTAACAAGTCAGAGCTTGTTTTTAAGAATGGATTAGAAGTATTCTTGAAACatgaaaaagacaacattgaCATTCCAATGGAGGAG GGACCATTGAAAGGATTCTTGGAGGTTTTACAGAGGCTCCAGAGGAAGTTACAGGATAAAAGAATGTGCCCCATTCGCACCTACTTGGTGACATCTCGTGGTACCGAGCCCTGA
- the LOC142366490 gene encoding interferon alpha-inducible protein 27-like protein 1 isoform X1: MGLLTYIAIAAGAGGAVISAPIVLGAVGFTSAGIAAGSYAAGMMSSAAIANGGGVAAGSLVAVLQSAGMAGLSGSATAAVASAGGTAGLLAALI, translated from the exons aTGGGACTCT TGACTTATATTGCTATTGCTGCAGGGGCAG GAGGAGCAGTGATCTCCGCTCCTATAGTGCTGGGGGCAGTTGGTTTCACCTCAGCTGGGATAGCAGCTGGCTCCTATGCTGCAGGCATGATGTCATCTGCAGCTATTGCCAATGGTGGAGGGGTGGCAGCTGGAAGTTTGGTGGCTGTTCTGCAGTCAGCAG GTATGGCCGGTCTCTCAGGGAGTGCCACTGCGGCCGTGGCCAGTGCTGGAGGAACGGCGGGACTCCTGGCTGCTCTCATCTGA
- the LOC142366489 gene encoding interferon alpha-inducible protein 27, mitochondrial-like: MADVNIEEVCKAIITIAGGAGAVFLTPAVLAAIGFTSAGIAAGSLAAKLMSYFAIANGGGIVAGSLVAILQSLGTGLSWFGLGAVGGLGSTVGWVLSAVCNQTVTP, from the exons ATGGCAGATGTTAACATAGAAGAAGTGT GTAAAGCTATCATCACTATTGCAG GAGGTGCTGGCGCTGTGTTTCTGACCCCTGCTGTTCTGGCTGCCATTGGTTTCACCTCAGCTGGGATAGCAGCAGGCTCCCTTGCTGCCAAACTGATGTCCTATTTTGCAATTGCTAATGGAGGAGGAATTGTTGCAGGAAGTCTGGTAGCAATCTTGCAGTCTCTTG GTACTGGTCTGTCATGGTTTGGACTTGGAGCTGTAGGCGGCCTTGGAAGTACTGTAGGATGGGTGCTGTCAGCTGTTTGTAACCAAACCGTAACACCATGA
- the LOC142366490 gene encoding interferon alpha-inducible protein 27-like protein 1 isoform X2 has product MGLLTYIAIAAGAGGAVISAPIVLGAVGFTSAGIAAGSYAAGMMSSAAIANGGGVAAGSLVAVLQSAGMAGLSGSATAAVASAGGTAGLLAALI; this is encoded by the exons ATGGGACTCT TGACTTATATTGCTATTGCTGCAGGGGCAG GAGGAGCAGTGATCTCCGCTCCTATAGTGCTGGGGGCAGTTGGTTTCACCTCAGCTGGGATAGCAGCTGGCTCCTATGCTGCAGGCATGATGTCATCTGCAGCTATTGCCAATGGTGGAGGGGTGGCAGCTGGAAGTTTGGTGGCTGTTCTGCAGTCAGCAG GTATGGCCGGTCTCTCAGGGAGTGCCACTGCGGCCGTGGCCAGTGCTGGAGGAACGGCGGGACTCCTGGCTGCTCTCATCTGA